One genomic segment of Nothobranchius furzeri strain GRZ-AD chromosome 10, NfurGRZ-RIMD1, whole genome shotgun sequence includes these proteins:
- the nipsnap1 gene encoding protein NipSnap homolog 1: MVYVTPPSNQRSSILLVDGSVTSLRHARFNLSRARQLCPYDYLSNDATAWRVNINQQVTSARRTGCWFILLENMATTGSVRSSGRVLSRCSVYLHQASRRFSESSDKGWFRSLFVHKVDARKDAHSNLLSKKEISNLYKIQFHNVKPECLDAYNSLQTEVQTRLHRDQDYPCEVVGSWNTWYGEQDQAVHLWRYRGGYPALSDCLQKLRDNKEYLEFRKERAKMLISRQNQLLLEFSFWNEPLPREGPNIYELRTYNLKPGTMIEWGNRWARAIKYRQKNNEAVGGFFTQIGDLYVVHHLWAYESLQSREETRNSAWQQEGWDVNVYYTVPLIRHMESRIMIPTKSSPLQ; this comes from the exons ATGGTCTACGTCACTCCACCATCCAATCAGCGCAGCTCGATCCTGCTCGTGGACGGTAGTGTGACGTCACTCCGTCACGCGCGTTTTAATCTGTCGCGCGCGCGGCAGCTCTGTCCCTATGATTACCTGTCAAATGACGCAACAGCGTGGCGGGTGAACATTAACCAGCAGGTAACGAGTGCACGTCGAACCGGCTGCTGGTTTATTCTGCTGGAGAACATGGCGACGACTGGTTCTGTGAGGAGTTCTGGTCGCGTTCTGTCCAGGTGTTCCGTCTACCTGCACCAAGCCTCCAG GAGGTTTTCAGAGAGCAGCGACAAAGGCTGGTTCCGGTCCTTGTTCGTGCACAAAGTTGATGCCAGGAAGGACGCTCACTCCAACCTGCTGTCAAAGAAGGAGATCAGCAACTTGTATAAAATCCAAT TTCACAACGTCAAACCAGAGTGCCTGGATGCGTACAACAGCCTCCA AACAGAAGTACAAACCCGGCTCCATCGGGACCAGGATTACCCGTGTGAGGTAGTTGGGAGCTGGAACACCTGGTACGGAGAGCAGGATCAAGCTG TGCATCTGTGGCGATACAGAGGAGGATATCCAGCTCTGAGCGACTGCCTGCAGAAGCTGAGAGACAATAAG GAATATTTGGAGTTTCGGAAGGAAAGAGCCAAAATGTTGATATCAAGGCAAAATCAGCTTCTGTTGGAGTTCAGCTTCTGGAATGAGCCCCTACCAAGAGAAGGACCTAACATCTATGAACTGCGCACCTATAACCTCAAG CCAGGAACCATGATCGAATGGGGCAACCGCTG GGCCAGGGcgatcaaatacagacagaaaaaCAACGAAGCAGTGGGCGGCTTCTTCACCCAGATTGGAGACCTGTACGTCGTTCATCACTTGTGGG CCTATGAAAGCCTCCAGTCCCGAGAGGAAACGAGAAACTCTGCCTGGCAGCAGGAAGGGTgggatgtaaatgtgtattatacAG TGCCTCTGATCAGACACATGGAGTCTAGAATAATGATTCCCACCAAGAGTTCCCCTTTGCAGTGA
- the lrrc74b gene encoding leucine-rich repeat-containing protein 74B isoform X2 translates to MDSLCVLSKTANEQISSQTEVDVRGPKDQLSSPDRSAPDGGENQNEEEGGEREEEESLALDGDGDTDSELGEKDEAYDLTGKTSYMKACEKLHVVPASRFLENIQNSELALMHRGLGPKGTKALAVSLVTNTSIRRLNLQDNWMEGMGGAAVAKMLKENRHITEVDLSDNNLGDFGARAISAMLKVNTTLVRLHLSGNRLTDQSAECLGPALVTNSTLQHLDLSHNALGDHAGRTLGDCLSENTGLRSLCLVWNCIRGRGAARLANGLGGNVFLRTVDLSCNYFGKEGAIALGQALKENNMLEELNVSNNQIPPEGAIHLALGLRVNKTIKLLNIGRNPILTTGCFRILQSVQENSDSSMETLDFSGITVNQEFEDLCRAVKEALPELRVKHGGTMGTLRKVKP, encoded by the exons ATGGATTCCCTTTGTGTTTTAAGCAAAACAGCCAACGAg CAAATATCGAGCCAGACAGAGGTGGATGTGCGTGGGCCAAAAGACCAACTCTCGAGCCCTGACAGGAGCGCTCCAGACGGGGGCGAAAACCAGAATGAGGAGGAAGGAGGGGAACGTGAAGAAGAGGAGTCCCTGGCTTTGGATGGGGACGGTGACACCGATTCAGAGCTCGGAG AGAAGGATGAAGCGTATGATCTGACAGGAAAGACGAGCTACATGAAGGCTTGTGAGAAGCTACACGTGGTGCCGGCCTCTCGTTTCCTAGAAAACATTCAGAACAGCGAGCTGGCCCTGATGCATCGTGGGCTTGGCCCTAAG GGCACCAAAGCACTGGCGGTTTCCCTGGTAACCAACACTTCAATACGGCGGCTGAACCTGCAAGATAATTGGATGGAAGGAATGGGCGGAGCTGCTGTAGCCAAGATGCTAAAGGAAAATCGTCATATTACAG AAGTGGATCTGTCTGACAACAACCTTGGAGATTTTGGCGCCCGAGCCATCTCTGCAATGCTGAAGGTAAACACCACTCTGGTGAGGCTTCATCTGTCAGGAAACCGTCTGACAGACCAGTCAGCTGAGTGTCTGGGCCCAGCACTCGTCACCAACAGCACGCTGCAGCACCTCGACTTGAGCCACAACGCTCTGGGAGACCATGCAG GGCGAACGCTTGGCGACTGTCTGTCAGAGAACACGGGGCTGAGATCGTTGTGTCTGGTCTGGAACTGCATTCGAGGAAGAGGAGCAGCGAGGTTGGCTAATGGCCTCGGG GGAAACGTCTTCCTTAGAACAGTGGATCTGTCGTGTAATTATTTTGGTAAAGAAGGAGCCATTGCTTTAGGACAGGCCCTGAAAGAGAATAACATGTTGGAGGAGCTAAATGTGAG TAACAACCAAATACCCCCTGAGGGAGCCATCCACCTTGCCTTGGGCCTCAGAGTAAACAAGACCATCAAACTTCTGAAT ATTGGTAGGAACCCCATCCTGACCACCGGCTGCTTCAGGATCCTTCAGTCTGTTCAGGAAAACTCAGATTCTTCCATGGAGACACTGGACTTTTCA GGCATCACAGTCAACCAGGAGTTTGAAGACTTGTGTAGAGCAGTGAAAGAAGCCTTGCCTGAGCTCAGAGTGAAACATGGGGGCACAATGGGCACACTCAGAAAAGTAAAACCCTGA
- the lrrc74b gene encoding leucine-rich repeat-containing protein 74B isoform X1, with protein MVHEKKLDREVLLPSLLEDDEEEPGENVQLVEQISSQTEVDVRGPKDQLSSPDRSAPDGGENQNEEEGGEREEEESLALDGDGDTDSELGEKDEAYDLTGKTSYMKACEKLHVVPASRFLENIQNSELALMHRGLGPKGTKALAVSLVTNTSIRRLNLQDNWMEGMGGAAVAKMLKENRHITEVDLSDNNLGDFGARAISAMLKVNTTLVRLHLSGNRLTDQSAECLGPALVTNSTLQHLDLSHNALGDHAGRTLGDCLSENTGLRSLCLVWNCIRGRGAARLANGLGGNVFLRTVDLSCNYFGKEGAIALGQALKENNMLEELNVSNNQIPPEGAIHLALGLRVNKTIKLLNIGRNPILTTGCFRILQSVQENSDSSMETLDFSGITVNQEFEDLCRAVKEALPELRVKHGGTMGTLRKVKP; from the exons ATGGTTCATGAGAAGAAGCTGGACAGAGAGGTGCTgctgccttctctcctggaggacgatGAAGAAGAACCCGGGGAAAACGTGCAGCTAGTGGAG CAAATATCGAGCCAGACAGAGGTGGATGTGCGTGGGCCAAAAGACCAACTCTCGAGCCCTGACAGGAGCGCTCCAGACGGGGGCGAAAACCAGAATGAGGAGGAAGGAGGGGAACGTGAAGAAGAGGAGTCCCTGGCTTTGGATGGGGACGGTGACACCGATTCAGAGCTCGGAG AGAAGGATGAAGCGTATGATCTGACAGGAAAGACGAGCTACATGAAGGCTTGTGAGAAGCTACACGTGGTGCCGGCCTCTCGTTTCCTAGAAAACATTCAGAACAGCGAGCTGGCCCTGATGCATCGTGGGCTTGGCCCTAAG GGCACCAAAGCACTGGCGGTTTCCCTGGTAACCAACACTTCAATACGGCGGCTGAACCTGCAAGATAATTGGATGGAAGGAATGGGCGGAGCTGCTGTAGCCAAGATGCTAAAGGAAAATCGTCATATTACAG AAGTGGATCTGTCTGACAACAACCTTGGAGATTTTGGCGCCCGAGCCATCTCTGCAATGCTGAAGGTAAACACCACTCTGGTGAGGCTTCATCTGTCAGGAAACCGTCTGACAGACCAGTCAGCTGAGTGTCTGGGCCCAGCACTCGTCACCAACAGCACGCTGCAGCACCTCGACTTGAGCCACAACGCTCTGGGAGACCATGCAG GGCGAACGCTTGGCGACTGTCTGTCAGAGAACACGGGGCTGAGATCGTTGTGTCTGGTCTGGAACTGCATTCGAGGAAGAGGAGCAGCGAGGTTGGCTAATGGCCTCGGG GGAAACGTCTTCCTTAGAACAGTGGATCTGTCGTGTAATTATTTTGGTAAAGAAGGAGCCATTGCTTTAGGACAGGCCCTGAAAGAGAATAACATGTTGGAGGAGCTAAATGTGAG TAACAACCAAATACCCCCTGAGGGAGCCATCCACCTTGCCTTGGGCCTCAGAGTAAACAAGACCATCAAACTTCTGAAT ATTGGTAGGAACCCCATCCTGACCACCGGCTGCTTCAGGATCCTTCAGTCTGTTCAGGAAAACTCAGATTCTTCCATGGAGACACTGGACTTTTCA GGCATCACAGTCAACCAGGAGTTTGAAGACTTGTGTAGAGCAGTGAAAGAAGCCTTGCCTGAGCTCAGAGTGAAACATGGGGGCACAATGGGCACACTCAGAAAAGTAAAACCCTGA